One Conger conger chromosome 18, fConCon1.1, whole genome shotgun sequence DNA window includes the following coding sequences:
- the LOC133118716 gene encoding hexokinase HKDC1-like translates to MLAVHLLSFYFSKLQEDQIKKVDRFLYAMRLSDEQLQDISGRFRAEMVKGLSAESNETATVKMLPTHVLSTPDGSEKGEFLALDLGGSRFKVLQVKVSEDGKRKVEMKSHTYPIPDAVINGRGTDLFSHVAESLKDFMEQNHINSRKSPLGFTFSFPCRQSKLDEGVLLSWSKNYKARGVQGMDVVESLRQAINRTGGMDVEVLALVNDTVGTMMTCGYDDQRCMVGVIVGTGTNACYMEELRHIDLVEGDEGRMCINTEWGAFGDDGVLNDFITEFDREIDAASSNPGNQLFEKMVSGLYMGELVRIILLKMTKKGLLFKGQVSDALRTKGKFQTNHVVLIEKNKDGLRNTKEILVDLDLNPSEEDCIAVQHVCTIVSFRSANLCAAALAAILTRIRQNRKLKSLRTTVGMDGTVYRTHPQYPKRLHKVVRRLVPDCHVRFVLSESGSGKGAAMVTAVAQRLVIQRQQISETLAAFKLSLEQLQEVRDKMRIEMERGLRKDSHSTASVKMLPSYVYNMPDGTETGKYLALDLGGTNFRVLVVKIRTGLRKSVRMYNKIYAIPLEIMQGTGEELFDHIVQCISDFLDYMGMKNTRLPLGFTFSFPCRQTGIDKGSLVCWTKGFKATDCEGNDVVDMLREAIKRRNEFDLDIVAIVNDTVGTMMTCAYEDPQCEIGLIAGTGSNLCYMEDMQNIEMVEEDEGQMCVNTEWGGFGENDCIEDIRTKFDREVDEGSLNIGKQRFEKMMSGMYLGEIVRQILIDLTRRGLLFRGHITEPLKTRGIFETKFLSQIESDRLALLQVRSILQQLGLDSTCDDSIIVKQVCGTVSRRAAQLCGAGMAAVVEKIRENRGLDHLDITVGVDGTLYKLHPHFSRILKETVRLLAPKCDVTFVLSEDGSGKGAALITAVAQRRYAEM, encoded by the exons CATTTCAGGTCGTTTCCGGGCAGAAATGGTGAAGGGTCTGTCTGCAGAAAGCAATGAGACAGCCACAGTGAAGATGCTGCCCACCCATGTCCTCTCCACCCCGGATGGATCAG agAAAGGGGAGTTCCTGGCACTGGACCTTGGGGGCTCCAGGTTCAAGGTGCTGCAGGTAAAGGTGTCAGAAGATGGGAAGAGGAAGGTAGAAATGAAGAGCCACACCTACCCCATCCCTGATGCAGTTATCAACGGCAGAGGCACAGAT ctcttcagTCATGTTGCAGAGTCCCTGAAAGATTTCATGGAGCAGAATCACATCAATAGCAGGAAATCACCCCTGGGCTTCACCTTCTCCTTCCCTTGCAGGCAGTCCAAACTGGACGAG GGAGTACTTCTGTCATGGTCCAAGAATTACAAGGCCAGAGGAGTCCAGGGGATGGATGTGGTGGAAAGCTTAAGGCAGGCTATCAACAGAACTGGG GGGATGGATGTGGAAGTCCTGGCTCTTGTCAACGACACAGTGGGGACCATGATGACCTGTGGGTATGATGACCAGCGCTGTATGGTTGGAGTCATTGTAG GTACCGGTACGAATGCCTGCTACATGGAGGAGCTGAGACACATCGACCTGGTGGAGGGAGATGAAGGTAGGATGTGCATCAACACGGAGTGGGGAGCCTTTGGGGATGACGGCGTGCTCAACGACTTCATCACAGAGTTTGACCGAGAGATTGATGCAGCTTCCAGCAACCCTGGGAATCAGTT GTTTGAGAAAATGGTCAGCGGGCTGTACATGGGAGAGCTGGTGCGGATCATTCTGCTGAAGATGACCAAGAAGGGTTTACTCTTTAAAGGCCAAGTTTCAGACGCCCTTCGGACCAAAGGCAAATTCCAGACTAATCAcgttgttttaatagaaaa GAATAAGGATGGTCTCAGGAACACaaaggagattctggtggattTGGATCTCAACCCCTCGGAGGAAGACTGCATCGCTGTCCAGCACGTTTGCACCATCGTCTCCTTCCGCTCAGCAAACCTCTGTGCTGCAGCCTTGGCAGCCATCCTGACCCGGATTCGGCAGAACCGCAAGCTGAAGAGCCTCAGGACCACGGTCGGCATGGATGGGACCGTTTACCGGACTCATCCTCA GTACCCCAAACGGCTCCACAAGGTGGTGCGGAGGCTGGTGCCCGACTGCCACGTGCGCTTTGTTCTATCGGAGAGCGGAAGCGGGAAGGGTGCTGCCATGGTAACGGCGGTTGCCCAGAGGCTGGTTATTCAGCGACAGCAGATCAGTGAAACACTGGCTGCCTTCAAGCTGAGCCTGGAGCAGCTACAGGAGGTGCGGGACAAGATGAGGATCGAGATGGAGAGGGGCTTGAGGAAGGACTCCCACAGCACAGCATCTGTAAAGATGCTGCCCTCTTATGTCTATAACATGCCTGATGGGACAG AGACAGGAAAGTACCTGGCTTTAGATTTGGGTGGAACCAACTTCCGAGTGCTTGTGGTGAAGATTCGAACCGGCCTTCGCAAATCAGTGCGCATGTACAACAAGATCTACGCAATTCCTCTGGAGATCATGCAGGGAACTGGAGAGGAG cTGTTTGATCACATTGTGCAGTGCATCTCAGATTTCCTGGATTACATGGGAATGAAGAACACCCGCCTTCCTCTTGGATTCACCTTTTCCTTCCCCTGCAGACAGACTGGAATTGATAAG GGAAGTCTGGTATGCTGGACAAAAGGATTCAAAGCCACAGATTGTGAAGGAAATGATGTCGTGGACATGCTGAGAGAGGCCATCAAAAGAAGAAAT GAATTTGATCTGGATATTGTTGCCATAGTCAATGACACTGTGGGTACAATGATGACATGTGCCTATGAAGACCCTCAATGTGAGATTGGACTCATCGCAG GCACTGGCAGTAATCTGTGTTACATGGAGGACATGCAAAacattgagatggtggaggaggatgagggccagatgtgtgtgaacacagagtGGGGAGGATTCGGAGAGAATGACTGCATAGAGGACATCCGGACAAAGTTTGACAGGGAGGTGGATGAGGGGTCTCTCAACATCGGCAAGCAGAG GTTTGAGAAGATGATGAGTGGAATGTACCTGGGGGAGATTGTGCGGCAGATCCTCATCGACCTGACGAGGCGTGGCTTACTCTTCCGTGGGCACATCACAGAGCCGCTGAAGACCCGTGGTATTTTTGAGACAAAGTTTCTGTCCCAGATAGAGAG TGACCGTCTGGCACTGCTGCAGGTGAGGTCCATCCTGCAGCAGCTGGGTCTGGACAGCACCTGTGACGACAGTATAATCGTGAAGCAGGTGTGTGGCACCGTGTCTCGCCGCGCCGCCCAGCTCTGTGGGGCTGGTATGGCCGCCGTCGTCGAAAAGATCCGTGAGAACCGCGGGCTGGACCACCTGGACATCACCGTGGGGGTGGATGGCACACTGTATAAACTGCACCCACA CTTCTCTCGGATCCTGAAAGAGACGGTTCGGCTGCTGGCCCCCAAGTGTGATGTCACATTCGTCCTGTCGGAGGATGGGAGCGGAAAGGGCGCGGCCCTCATCACTGCCGTGGCACAGCGGAGGTACGCAGAGATGTAA